A genomic region of Melanotaenia boesemani isolate fMelBoe1 chromosome 21, fMelBoe1.pri, whole genome shotgun sequence contains the following coding sequences:
- the LOC121632651 gene encoding histone H3.3A: MARTKQTARKSTGGKAPRKQLATKAARKSAPSTGGVKKPHRYRPGTVALREIRRYQKSTELLIRKLPFQRLVREIAQDFKTDLRFQSAAIGALQEASEAYLVGLFEDTNLCAIHAKRVTIMPKDIQLARRIRGERA, encoded by the exons ATGGCCCGTACCAAGCAGACAGCCCGTAAATCAACTGGAGGAAAGGCGCCAAGGAAGCAGCTTGCCACCAAGGCAGCCAGGAAGAGTGCGCCTTCCACAGGAGGTGTGAAGAAACCCCATCGTTACAG GCCTGGAACTGTGGCTCTGAGGGAGATTCGTCGTTACCAGAAGTCCACTGAGTTGCTGATCCGCAAGCTACCCTTCCAGCGTCTGGTGAGGGAGATTGCCCAGGATTTTAAGACTGATCTGCGTTTCCAGAGTGCTGCCATTGGCGCTCTTCAG GAGGCTAGTGAGGCTTACCTGGTGGGTCTATTTGAGGACACAAACCTTTGCGCCATCCACGCTAAACGTGTCACCATCATGCCCAAAGACATCCAGCTGGCTCGCAGGATAAGAGGAGAGAGGGCCTAA
- the si:ch211-250n8.1 gene encoding uncharacterized protein si:ch211-250n8.1 isoform X2, protein MAPKDPLLSSLKVCVLNLQSDGEVVTDSSPHLISCCELLELVLRKGLQQPVLSLVNRDYWQCFEQLPHQDACGRLSAVSLAVEQTKVCRKLLSAQGRGRYLLRLALSRKTLAQFFTHLLHTPRLLEWYSPALSILRNEEFVEPFMSLLLVLSHMEFKLDMENCSFLDESWFLPVCDVYEVVPCREVGMVLRYLSGRVFVLDLIPDSQAHVDKFISPGDIIDEINGTSLRNSKNGQAGVVLSRQKGCPLSIRVLRWRAQDGTVYRPLVELLRALRMENPCLQLGPAASQQPPSKDQRPSVSQCLKEGRIVYIVEFLGKANIGMFGGKEVLQHAIPQVLHKNLPSKEVLLDMKETHLTCTDRNGTLMIFEHHYPEISCVGRFSQPGYTIFAFCVVDCPETQVSPGFSCVVLRASSSRECEDIVCRIAAGFKHTEWFV, encoded by the exons ATGGCACCCAAAGATCCTCTCCTCAGCTCCCTGAAAG tgtgtgtgttgaattTGCAGTCAGATGGGGAGGTAGTGACAGACTCCAGCCCTCACCTCATCTCCTGCTGTGAGCTACTTGAGCTGGTCCTCCGAAAGGGGCTTCAAC AACCAGTCCTCAGTCTGGTAAACAGAGATTATTGGCAGTGTTTTGAACAGCTTCCCCACCAAGATGCCTGTGGCAG GCTGTCTGCTGTGTCCTTGGCTGTCGAGCAGACCAAAGTTTGCAGGAAGCTGCTCTCTGCTCAGGGTCGAGGTCGATACCTGCTCAGGCTGGCCCTCAGCCGCAAGACCCTGGCACAGTTCTTCACACACCTGCTGCACACACCCAGACTCCTGGAG TGGTATAGCCCAGCTCTATCAATCCTCCGGAATGAGGAATTTGTAG AACCTTTCATGTCGCTGCTGCTGGTCCTTTCTCACATGGAGTTCAAACTGGACATGGAG AACTGCAGTTTTCTGGATGAGAGCTGGTTCCTACCA GTGTGTGATGTGTATGAAGTAGTGCCATGTCGAGAAGTTGGGATGGTTTTGAG GTATCTCAGTGGCCGCGTCTTCGTCCTTGACTTGATACCTGATAGTCAGGCTCATGTCGATAAGTTCATCTCTCCTGGTGACATTATCGATGAGATCAACGGCACATCGCTGAGGAATTCCAAAAATGGACAG GCAGGTGTGGTTCTGTCCCGGCAGAAGGGCTGCCCTTTGTCCATCCGTGTACTAAGATGGCGGGCTCAGGATGGGACGGTGTATCGGCCTCTTGTCGAACTCCTGCGGGCCCTGAGGATGGAGAATCCCTGTCTGCAGCTTGGTCCTGCTGCCTCCCAACAGCCACCCAGTAAGGACCAGAGGCCTTCTGTGTCTCAGTGTCTTAAAGAGGGAAG AATTGTGTACATTGTGGAGTTCCTGGGAAAAGCCAACATTGGAATG TTTGGAGGCAAAGAAGTGCTGCAGCATGCAATTCCACAAGTGCTGCACAAAAACCTGCCTAGCAAG GAAGTACTTTTAGACATGAAGGAAACACATCTGACATGCACCGATAGAAACGGCACACTG ATGATATTCGAGCATCATTATCCAGAGATTTCATGTGTGGGGAGGTTCTCTCAGCCAGGCTACACAATATTTGCCTTCTGTGTGGT AGACTGCCCAGAAACACAAGTGTCTCCTGGTTTTTCCTGCGTGGTGCTCAGAGCCAGCTCCAGCAGAGAATGTGAAGATATTGTTTGCCGTATTG ctGCTGGTTTTAAGCACACTGAATGGTTTGTGTGA
- the si:ch211-250n8.1 gene encoding uncharacterized protein si:ch211-250n8.1 isoform X1, with amino-acid sequence MAPKDPLLSSLKVCVLNLQSDGEVVTDSSPHLISCCELLELVLRKGLQQPVLSLVNRDYWQCFEQLPHQDACGRLSAVSLAVEQTKVCRKLLSAQGRGRYLLRLALSRKTLAQFFTHLLHTPRLLEWYSPALSILRNEEFVEPFMSLLLVLSHMEFKLDMENCSFLDESWFLPVCDVYEVVPCREVGMVLRYLSGRVFVLDLIPDSQAHVDKFISPGDIIDEINGTSLRNSKNGQAGVVLSRQKGCPLSIRVLRWRAQDGTVYRPLVELLRALRMENPCLQLGPAASQQPPSKDQRPSVSQCLKEGRIVYIVEFLGKANIGMFGGKEVLQHAIPQVLHKNLPSKEVLLDMKETHLTCTDRNGTLMIFEHHYPEISCVGRFSQPGYTIFAFCVVDCPETQVSPGFSCVVLRASSSRECEDIVCRIGEKTVLEINPHCNKF; translated from the exons ATGGCACCCAAAGATCCTCTCCTCAGCTCCCTGAAAG tgtgtgtgttgaattTGCAGTCAGATGGGGAGGTAGTGACAGACTCCAGCCCTCACCTCATCTCCTGCTGTGAGCTACTTGAGCTGGTCCTCCGAAAGGGGCTTCAAC AACCAGTCCTCAGTCTGGTAAACAGAGATTATTGGCAGTGTTTTGAACAGCTTCCCCACCAAGATGCCTGTGGCAG GCTGTCTGCTGTGTCCTTGGCTGTCGAGCAGACCAAAGTTTGCAGGAAGCTGCTCTCTGCTCAGGGTCGAGGTCGATACCTGCTCAGGCTGGCCCTCAGCCGCAAGACCCTGGCACAGTTCTTCACACACCTGCTGCACACACCCAGACTCCTGGAG TGGTATAGCCCAGCTCTATCAATCCTCCGGAATGAGGAATTTGTAG AACCTTTCATGTCGCTGCTGCTGGTCCTTTCTCACATGGAGTTCAAACTGGACATGGAG AACTGCAGTTTTCTGGATGAGAGCTGGTTCCTACCA GTGTGTGATGTGTATGAAGTAGTGCCATGTCGAGAAGTTGGGATGGTTTTGAG GTATCTCAGTGGCCGCGTCTTCGTCCTTGACTTGATACCTGATAGTCAGGCTCATGTCGATAAGTTCATCTCTCCTGGTGACATTATCGATGAGATCAACGGCACATCGCTGAGGAATTCCAAAAATGGACAG GCAGGTGTGGTTCTGTCCCGGCAGAAGGGCTGCCCTTTGTCCATCCGTGTACTAAGATGGCGGGCTCAGGATGGGACGGTGTATCGGCCTCTTGTCGAACTCCTGCGGGCCCTGAGGATGGAGAATCCCTGTCTGCAGCTTGGTCCTGCTGCCTCCCAACAGCCACCCAGTAAGGACCAGAGGCCTTCTGTGTCTCAGTGTCTTAAAGAGGGAAG AATTGTGTACATTGTGGAGTTCCTGGGAAAAGCCAACATTGGAATG TTTGGAGGCAAAGAAGTGCTGCAGCATGCAATTCCACAAGTGCTGCACAAAAACCTGCCTAGCAAG GAAGTACTTTTAGACATGAAGGAAACACATCTGACATGCACCGATAGAAACGGCACACTG ATGATATTCGAGCATCATTATCCAGAGATTTCATGTGTGGGGAGGTTCTCTCAGCCAGGCTACACAATATTTGCCTTCTGTGTGGT AGACTGCCCAGAAACACAAGTGTCTCCTGGTTTTTCCTGCGTGGTGCTCAGAGCCAGCTCCAGCAGAGAATGTGAAGATATTGTTTGCCGTATTGGTGAGAAAACAGTTCTAGAAATTAATCCACATTgcaacaaattttaa